The following coding sequences are from one Acyrthosiphon pisum isolate AL4f unplaced genomic scaffold, pea_aphid_22Mar2018_4r6ur Scaffold_21030;HRSCAF=22834, whole genome shotgun sequence window:
- the LOC103307838 gene encoding piggyBac transposable element-derived protein 4-like, translating to MSDDDVYSSDEFSEFDDTDADEDYFPEGIEHLQNNSESEASITDTTATISRQQIQSDQVSSPDVSINIQQTNQNVAIWGNINTTINYSNFTYNSTRETVGINPDIYETMYGGSPWEFLSLFLDTEVFHLIVTETNRYAGQLLSTPLRRHSRLNAWKETNAAEIKRFLGIIMWMGLEHLPTIQNYWAKKGIYSSKISKYMKVKRFELLLRTFHVSNNHECPPGDRLFKVRGLVDLLVSKCKRAYIPEESLCIDESVIPFIGRLSFRQYLKNKRHRYGVKIFKLCVHDGFTVDFRIYAGKEAVQGLEVSTKVVMELTHEYLNFGRTIYTDNWYTSVNLAHKLLEQNTHLVGTLRANRKQNPKDVVQKKLKKGQVIAQQSDRGIVVLKWKDKRDVLMLSTKHSDTMIETINKRGQTTKKQEIVIDYNKGKALVDICDQRSSYYSPLRKSMKWYRKVAIEIILSTSVLNAMCLYNKVNKTKIGITEFKEMLVKDMCGDYEETDKEEVEHKLSKSGKRTRCVKCYDEMVKQGGRKHAQRITKQSNYWCAACHKVYCIECFFDDHRVRAK from the exons atgtcagATGATGATGTTTACTCGTCAGACGAATTTTCTGAGTTTGACGACACAGACGCCGACGAAGATTACTTTCCTGAG ggTATTGAAcatctacaaaataatagtgAGTCAGAAGCAAGTATAACAGATACAACTGCTACGATAAGTCGTCAACAGATTCAATCTGATCAGGTAAGCTCACCTGATGTGTctataaatattcaacaaacAAATCAGAACGTAGCAATTTGGGGAAATATAAATAccacaattaattattcaaatttcactTATAATTCTACAAGAGAAACTGTAGGTATTAACCCGGATATTTATGAAACCATGTATGGTGGAAGCCCTTGGGAATTTCTTTCACTTTTTTTGGATACTGAAGTTTTTCATCTCATTGTTACTGAAACTAATAGATATGCTGGTCAATTACTAAGTACTCCACTGCGTCGTCATTCGCGGCTTAATGCTTGGAAAGAAACAAATGCTGCTGAAATTAAACGatttttaggtattataatgtgGATGGGACTAGAACACCTCCCAACAATTCAGAACTATTGGGCTAAAAAAGGGATTTACTCCTCAAAAATTTCAAAGTATATGAAAGTCAAGAGATTTGAATTATTACTTCGAACATTTCATGTTAGTAACAACCATGAATGTCCTCCTGGAGATAGACTTTTTAAAGTTCGAGGATTGGTTGATCTTTTAGTTTCCAAGTGTAAACGTGCATATATACCTGAAGAATCGCTATGCATTGACGAATCTGTAATACCATTTATTGGACGCCTTTCATTtcgacaatatttaaaaaataaacgacaTAGGTATGgtgttaaaatattcaaattatgtgtACATGATGGGTTTACAGTTGACTTTCGAATATATGCAGGTAAAGAAGCTGTCCAAGGGTTGGAAGTTTCTACTAAAGTAGTTATGGAGTTGAcacatgaatatttaaattttggtagGACAATTTATACGGACAACTGGTATACGAGCGTTAATTTGGCACATAAGCTCTTGGAACAAAATACTCATTTAGTTGGGACACTAAGGGCCAATAGAAAACAAAACCCAAAGGATGTAGTACAAAAGAAACTGAAAAAAGGACAAGTTATAGCGCAACAGAGTGACCGAGGTATAGTTGTTCTAAAGTGGAAAGACAAAAGAGATGTTCTTATGCTCTCCACTAAACATTCAGACACTATGattgaaacaataaataaacgTGGTCAAACTACAAAAAAACAAGAAATTGTTATTGACTATAACAAAGGAAAAGCTTTGGTTGACATATGTGATCAGAGGTCCTCATACTACAGTCCACTAAGAAAATCCATGAAATGGTATAGGAAAGtggcaattgaaataatactGAGCACTTCAGTTTTAAATGCCATGTGTTTATACAATAAGgtaaataaaacgaaaattgGAATTACTGAATTTAAAGAAATGTTGGTAAAAGATATGTGTGGTGATTATGAAGAAACCGATAAAGAAGAAGTTGAACACAAACTATCTAAATCTGGAAAAAGAACTCGATGTGTGAAATGTTATGATGAAATGGTAAAACAAGGAGGAAGAAAACATGCTCAGCGAATAACGAAACAATCAAATTATTGGTGTGCAGCTTGCCATAAAGTGTACTGCATCGAATGTTTTTTTGATGACCACAGAGTCCGGgcaaaataa